A genome region from Candidatus Hydrogenedentota bacterium includes the following:
- a CDS encoding glycosyltransferase encodes MSVPRLQISDRLRELMSFRRLTGETPRVLVLRSHYWLDGGCLNAANILGWQVEAVPVVMEGTLSRDAVAKLLETIITFRPDFILSINLSGMDTNGMFAALFDDLQTPHVTWFVDDPRTILMRNPAYASNRTIALTWDDAYAPHLREVGFPFVEWFPLATDPAVFNAPPGESCFPPTFVGNSMEAFSERAWAGLDAYPHLKQVARDVFDAGLVTRENFIAGVDRIVGSDIAATLDAETDRLLEMLFFIEGTRRLRRTYAEALVPEGLELRGDEGWARNFPQSGDPLTYLDQLPTFYGQCALNFNATSIQMPNTVNQRVFDCPAAGGFLLTDAQPDLERLFDVKHEVAQYRSVEECVDLFRYFRSREDARRPIIEAARARILSEHTFVHRMLRIVDLVRKHFA; translated from the coding sequence ATGAGTGTTCCACGTCTCCAGATTTCCGACCGGCTTCGAGAGTTGATGTCGTTTCGACGCTTGACTGGCGAAACGCCCCGCGTATTGGTCCTTCGCAGTCACTATTGGCTGGACGGCGGTTGCCTCAACGCCGCAAACATACTTGGCTGGCAAGTCGAGGCCGTGCCCGTGGTCATGGAGGGAACGCTGTCACGCGATGCGGTTGCGAAGCTGCTGGAGACCATCATCACGTTCAGGCCCGATTTCATCCTCTCGATCAACTTGAGCGGAATGGACACCAACGGCATGTTTGCGGCCCTGTTCGACGACCTGCAGACGCCACATGTCACCTGGTTTGTCGACGATCCCAGGACTATCCTCATGCGGAATCCCGCGTATGCAAGCAACCGGACTATCGCTTTGACGTGGGACGACGCTTATGCCCCCCACCTGCGCGAAGTCGGCTTTCCGTTCGTGGAGTGGTTTCCCCTCGCGACGGACCCCGCCGTCTTCAACGCGCCTCCGGGCGAATCCTGCTTCCCTCCCACGTTTGTGGGCAATTCGATGGAGGCATTCTCGGAACGCGCTTGGGCAGGACTCGACGCTTATCCGCACCTGAAACAGGTGGCTCGCGATGTGTTTGACGCGGGTCTCGTGACACGCGAGAACTTTATCGCGGGGGTCGACAGGATTGTTGGGTCCGACATCGCCGCGACGCTTGATGCGGAGACCGACCGTTTGCTGGAAATGCTCTTCTTTATTGAGGGTACGCGCCGGCTCCGCCGAACGTATGCGGAAGCGCTCGTTCCGGAAGGTCTGGAGCTGCGCGGTGATGAAGGCTGGGCGCGGAACTTCCCGCAGTCAGGGGACCCGCTCACGTATCTGGACCAATTGCCCACGTTCTACGGCCAATGCGCGCTGAACTTCAACGCCACGAGCATTCAAATGCCCAACACAGTCAATCAGCGTGTCTTTGATTGCCCGGCAGCCGGAGGTTTTCTCCTTACCGACGCTCAACCCGACTTGGAACGCTTATTCGACGTGAAGCACGAAGTTGCGCAGTACCGGTCTGTGGAAGAATGTGTTGACCTGTTCCGGTATTTCCGTTCGCGCGAGGACGCGCGCAGACCCATCATCGAAGCAGCACGGGCGCGGATTCTCAGTGAACACACGTTCGTACACCGCATGCTCCGGATTGTGGACTTGGTACGGAAACACTTCGCGTAA
- a CDS encoding glycosyltransferase: MDDTPKPRLAISEGLRRILDYRKFTGPTRMLVLETQYFFDRSWIAAAKSLGWQTATVPSVMTGGLTREQIATLFTAVGEFKPHFILTSNYAGMDDMGMFARFFEDARIPYVSWFTDTPRMILFRTVIHASPFMVAATWEKAYIPHFKSLGFEHVLFLPHATDPELFRGEPRSNHVRSVAFVGTSMIDQAEEAWEKLKLAPEMRDEVKRAFDQGRVTRESFAEGVTAILDPAILERADESARRNAELCLVYEATRRMRCDLVRTLTPLGIEAHGDTHWKSITKKAYGAVGYFTDLARFYRDTAVNLNTTSLQMRTSVNQRVFDCPAAGGFLLTDNQGDLSEFFEPNTESATFDNLDELKDKTQYYLKHPDERTRIVRAAQSRIAAHHTHAHRLQMLEAYLKERYA, encoded by the coding sequence TTGGACGACACGCCCAAGCCCCGGCTCGCAATTTCTGAAGGCCTTCGCCGTATTCTGGACTATCGGAAGTTCACCGGCCCAACACGCATGCTCGTGTTGGAGACGCAGTACTTTTTCGATAGAAGCTGGATTGCCGCTGCCAAGAGCCTCGGTTGGCAGACGGCGACGGTCCCTTCGGTCATGACCGGCGGTCTGACCCGCGAACAAATCGCAACACTGTTCACGGCCGTGGGGGAGTTCAAGCCACACTTCATTCTGACTTCGAACTACGCCGGCATGGACGACATGGGCATGTTTGCGCGCTTCTTTGAAGATGCGCGCATCCCGTATGTGAGCTGGTTCACGGACACGCCGCGCATGATCCTGTTCAGGACGGTGATTCACGCCTCGCCCTTCATGGTGGCCGCGACCTGGGAGAAGGCGTACATCCCACATTTCAAGAGCCTCGGATTCGAGCATGTTCTGTTTCTTCCGCACGCAACCGATCCGGAACTGTTTCGCGGAGAACCGCGCTCCAATCATGTCCGTAGCGTGGCCTTTGTCGGGACTTCCATGATTGACCAGGCTGAGGAAGCTTGGGAAAAACTGAAGCTGGCTCCAGAAATGCGTGATGAAGTAAAACGGGCATTCGACCAAGGCCGCGTGACGCGCGAGTCATTCGCGGAAGGAGTCACCGCGATTCTGGATCCTGCGATTCTGGAACGCGCCGACGAAAGCGCCCGGCGAAACGCCGAGTTGTGTCTCGTGTATGAGGCCACGAGGCGTATGCGCTGCGATCTCGTACGCACGCTCACGCCCCTTGGCATTGAGGCACATGGCGATACGCACTGGAAAAGCATCACGAAGAAAGCGTATGGCGCCGTCGGCTACTTTACGGACCTGGCGCGTTTCTACCGCGATACCGCCGTCAATCTGAACACGACGAGCCTGCAGATGCGAACGTCGGTCAATCAACGGGTATTCGATTGCCCGGCGGCAGGCGGATTCCTGTTGACTGACAATCAAGGAGACCTCTCCGAGTTCTTCGAACCCAATACGGAGTCGGCGACCTTCGACAACTTGGATGAGTTGAAGGACAAGACTCAATACTATTTGAAGCACCCCGATGAACGGACGCGAATTGTGCGCGCCGCACAGTCCCGCATTGCCGCGCATCACACGCACGCGCATCGTCTGCAGATGCTCGAAGCCTATCTCAAAGAGCGATACGCGTGA
- a CDS encoding MgtC/SapB family protein: MSNAELGDVLSKLGLAVALAGVLGLERESKGRAAGLRTHILVCVASTVAMIVSDYIAAEWSRQGAPVWLDRGRIAAGIVTGIGFVGAGAIINVGNVHKGLTTAAMLWFVAVLGIAIGAGFYALATLATAIALMTVTVLSRVSESLPTQTEFSLEIRMPGGLNLVNQVEQHVKSLGYRVTASRLRVVGKGERMDVTLDLISKTSPNLEGLIASLEERLPEVQRITIER; the protein is encoded by the coding sequence GTGAGCAACGCGGAATTGGGAGATGTCTTAAGCAAACTGGGATTGGCCGTTGCCCTTGCTGGAGTGCTCGGACTTGAGCGAGAAAGCAAAGGGCGCGCCGCCGGACTTCGGACACACATTCTCGTTTGTGTCGCATCGACCGTGGCCATGATCGTCTCCGACTATATAGCCGCCGAATGGTCGCGTCAGGGCGCCCCGGTGTGGCTGGACCGAGGACGCATTGCGGCAGGAATCGTGACGGGCATCGGATTCGTTGGCGCGGGCGCGATCATTAATGTGGGTAACGTTCACAAAGGATTGACCACCGCAGCCATGCTCTGGTTTGTGGCCGTGCTGGGTATCGCCATCGGCGCGGGATTCTACGCCTTGGCCACGCTCGCAACTGCCATTGCGCTCATGACGGTGACCGTGCTGTCTCGGGTATCCGAATCGTTGCCGACGCAAACGGAATTCTCCCTCGAAATCCGAATGCCGGGAGGGCTCAACCTTGTTAATCAGGTGGAACAGCACGTCAAAAGCCTGGGGTACCGTGTAACCGCGTCGCGGCTGCGAGTCGTCGGAAAGGGCGAGCGCATGGACGTGACCCTCGACCTCATATCCAAGACCAGCCCGAATCTCGAAGGCCTCATCGCCAGCCTCGAAGAGCGCCTGCCCGAGGTGCAGCGCATAACCATAGAGCGTTGA